In the Salvia splendens isolate huo1 unplaced genomic scaffold, SspV2 ctg200, whole genome shotgun sequence genome, tcttattctgattttacttcactcttgttcacaaaacacatcactcttattctgattttacttcactcttgttcacaaaacacttcactcttgttcagaaaacacttcactcttgttcacaaaacacatcactcttattctgattttacttcactcttgttcacaaaacacatcactcttattctgattttacttcactcttgttcacaaaacacttcactcttgttcagaaaacacttcactcttgttcacaaaacacatcactcttattctgattttacttcactcttgttcacaaaacacatcactcttattctgattttacttcactcttgttcacaaaacacatcactcttattctgattttacttcactcttgttcacaaaacacatcactcttattctgattttacttcactcttgttcagaaaacacttcactcttgttcacaaaacacatcactcttattctgattttacttcactcttgttcacaaaacacatcactcttgttcacaaaacacttcactcttgttcagaaaacacttcactcttgtttacaaaacacatcactcttattctgattttacttcactcttattctgattttacttcactcttgttcacaaaacacatcactcttattctgattttacttcactcttgttcacaaaacacatcactcttactctgattttacttcactcttgttcacaaaagacatcactcttattttgattttactgttcacaaaagagtgaagtaaaatcacatcCACAAGTAACCTTCCTTATTCATTCTGCAAATTACTTGCTTTTTACAGAGAGGAGGAGCAACCAAAGATTTGAGCCTCAAAACATTATACAAGCAATATAAGCACTGCCAAACTtcacattttatcaattcatcaACACAACTTAGCCACGTATGAGATATTACCCTTCTTTCTGAAGCATTTACAGTACAGTACAACATCCTCGGTGGCCTTCTTCCtgatggcggcggcggagaggtcCTGGTGGCAGTACTCGGGACGCAGTCGGGGACGTTGAGGCGGGCGGTGGGGCCGCGGAGGAGGAGATGGCGGTGTCGTATGCGCGGGCGGTGGCGACGTGGGAGGAGTAGGAGCCCAGCCAGATTCTGGAGCGCTTGTTGGGCTCCCTGATCTCCGCCACCCATTTCCCCCACTTGCGCATCTGAATCCCGCGGTATGGCTTCTTCTCCGCCGCCTGCTTCCGCTTGCTCAGATTCTCGGAGCTCAACGAAGAATTCGTTCTCAAACGaattgaatttgtgaatttgccaATGACATTATTTTAGCTGCAATGacaattatacccccgccttgttattgtggagtaaatttgtgattgagggaattaatttctccttaaattagaaaattacatgtattaatactagcccttgattttcttgatcttgtggctatgatttgttctctagttatatggttaagaggtgtttgccatagatcatgaccctatatatatatatatatatatatatatatatatatatatatatatatatatataggggaacgttattctcctattcatcccttagatcctttattcttcttagtATGAGctgttagatctcattcatcaacggtccagatgatctgcattattacactataatggtgcattattagtcggtgtacattattcaacggaaaatctgcattattaaatgacacgtgtcACTAATCTAATAAGTTTAAATAAATGAAAGTCTACACCAAAAATATACTAATACTCATATCATTACAAGGTGACACACCTAAATAACACTAATaggagtatatacaaatactcATGTCATGACAATGGGAATCAAAGGCCGAGAGGATTTGCGGCTTGAGATGAAATTAAATATCAGTGGGGTTTGGCGTTCAACTTTTACTTTTTGGACTATGCGTTTATGAGATAATTTAATTTCTCAATTCTCATTGCCTCTACAAATTCTAAATCACGACTAAAATAATACTTTcatatgacaaaaaaaatagttttcagAAATTTCGGCTGGaacaaaccaaaccaaaccaactATATACGCGTTTTGGCCTACACAAAACGAAATTGATTAAATTGTTAACTTTTTAATCAAACATTAGCTTATTGAAAGAATTTGTGATTAAATTCTCAATTATTCATTACGTGACAATGAAATAAGATGATGCATTTTGTACTATATTTTATCAAATGGATatctacaaaaaaaatacaaattgagAAGACAAAACACGCATCGGATATTATGGCAAAAGGGTGAAGACAATAATAAGATTAGAATGTGATTAATAAGTTGATGTAATGTTAGAACAACCCACTCTTGTTACATCATTGTAGCCACCTCATTTTAGGTTGGAAAATTGTCCTAAAAGTTAGTTAAACATCTCCACAATTTTATTTCCCCCTTTTCTTTTCTCAAATTTCGTACCCTTAAGTGGGTAGATTTAATTTCGAGATTAAACCATACATAAGCCTTCTATAGGGagtagtagttaaaattctcttttactttagtTTTTACAACGATGTGACATActgtatttattaatttaatttctcaATAAATCCATCTTTGATAAGAAATTACTATCGGAAAAGGTTGAATGACAAGTCGGCAATGTGTGTTGCTGGACTTTAGCTGGGTGCACATGCATGTCTTCGATTCTCATATTTGGTCAATTATATCAAACAACGTGATCAACTAATATTAAGTACTAAGTACTCCTATATTACTCATTAATTAGAGTTTAATTATATTACTTACAATTAAAAGTTAATTGAGATAAGCcctatatataaatgtaattatTCTTTTCTAGACTTATGTTTGGTAATAATGAGAAATGGAGTACTACTACTTTTGGATAGTTAAAAAATGATAGTCGGTCACCAACTTCACTTCCacaatacatatttaaatttgaGAAAAGTAAAGACATAAATGTAGTACTCCATTTCTCGTACATCTATATTCTTTTGACACAATTTTATGAAtccaaaatatatttaataggCATGAGATGAATTGATATCTTACAAACCAAATATAGTAAGACGACTTAAAAAAAGGAATACAACGAGTCTCAGTTTCGACATAAAATGAAATAACTCAggtaagtactccctccgtcctactttaggagtcccgattgagttcggcacgggttttaataaatataaaggaaagttggtgaaacaagatagtgaaatgtgagtcttatttttatattttagtttaataatAAAACGTGAATGGAAAAAggtgagtggaatgtgaggcctattACCAATTATGGAACATTCCAACTGGGACTCTTAAAGTGGGACACtaaaaaatggtaaatcgggactcctaaggtaggacggagggagtattactatAAGGTTATGAAAAAGTTACGACTCAACTAATAACATGGGATTTTAACTTTAGCTATTGAAATCGATTATTGGGAATTTGGCTGATGATTATCCATtagatatatttaaatattgtgAAGTGAAAATATAGAGAAAGTATGACAAGCTGTCGGCTGCACATTCCTCTATTCATATTTGACTGTTGACCGTTTGTCACTTCCATCAACAGCAGTCAACAGCAGACCCAAAACAGTGCACAGAATCAAAAACTTTCGGCCTACtgttgataaaaaattaaactaatttttctccttgatttattgctgtaaaacaaattaaattattactaATTCTGTTTGATAAATATTACTAAcataatccaaattaaaattatttgttCTATTTTGTATTGtacttagagaaaaaaaaaatgttgaggCAGTTTACTTGAGAAACATTTAAGTTTGCTATTCAAACCAACAGGTAATCCTACAATTTATATGCTTAATCAATATTAATGCACAAATGAAGAATTTATGTAaaaaaaaggggggggggggattaTATTAAATAGTTATTACAAAGTAGTACCAGCACTGAGACCACATATATGTTACTCCATAAAACTACATAATCAAGAAGCGTAATTATTGTTAATTAGTACTAACTAATTGCTCTATCCAAACTATGATGTCGACACACAAGTGAAAAGAAAGCAATGCCACGATACCTCTTATAACAACTAACAATAAGAAATCAAGAATGGTGTAGTAACAGCTCAACAATATTTTTACTTGAACGCAGAGAAAATTATCGATATATGGtatcataataaataattaaaaaaatcggaTTCATTTACTattaaagaaaatatataataatattagaTGTCTGAAATatcttaaatataataataacaatatttcaaaatccaaattttagAAATTTGGATTTTTGATAAAATCTGATATGAAATTTGAATGCTCATCCATCCACAAGTTGGATTTTTAAATCACTAAATGGCAATGTTgtaaaatgaaaagaaagtaAGTGATTTGAAGACCAAATAAAAAGACAGACATGTCCAAAATTATGTGTAAAGTAGAAAAATCTAATGTAAAAGAATTAATGTACGTGTGCATGCGCGTGTGTTGGTGCTGGTTCcagctcctcctcctcctccgatcACAATTTCAAAGCCTTGATTAATTGACAGTAGAGGTGGGCTTTGGTTGTCCTGTCCACACTCACTCACATCACATTCCCTTTGACCACTAACCCAACCATGGTTAACCAAACCTAACCCTTCAACCACACGTGTGGTGGATGAGGATGCAACAAATTACAAATCCGTCAGAATATAAATATGCCCCTCTGTTCTCCCCTCCTCTCTTCCCAATTCCTCTATATATACCCACCAATTTTGCACTCCTCTCTTTCATCCATTTTTCATCTTCATCAACATGCCTGCTACCTTCAATTTAGAGCCGTTGGATATCTCACTGCATATCCCTCACCATTTCCGCTGCCCGATCTCGCTCGAGCTCATGCGCGACCCGGTCACCGTCTCCACCGGTCAGACCTACGACCGCTTAACCATAGAGGCGTGGGTGGCCACCGGCAACACCACCTGCCCCGTCACAAGGCAGCCCCTCATGGATTTCAATCTCATCCCCAACCACACGCTCCGCCGTCTGATCCAGGATTGGTGCGTCGCTAACCGCTCCTTCGGAGTCGAGCGGATCCCCACTCCGAAGCAGCCTGCCGAGCCGGTTTTGGTTCGTAGTTTGCTTCGGCAGGCTGCTTCGGGTCCGTACGGCCTTAGAGTTTCGTCGCTGAGGAAGTTGAGATCGCTGGCGCGTGAATCCGATAAGAACAGGATTGTGATCGCGGCGAATAATGCTCGTGAGGTGATGATGTCGATTGCGTTTGCTGATGTAGGATCGGATCTGCGGCATGATTCGCTCGCGGTGCTCTCGGTGTTGGCTTTGACGGAGGAGGAGTGCGTGAGCGTTGGATCGGATCCGGATCGGATTGGATTTCTGGTGAATTTACTGTTCCATTCGTCGATTGATGTTAGGGTTAATTCCGCGGCGGTGATTGAGAGCGTGGTGGCGGGGATCCGATCGCCGGAGCTGAGGACGGAGATCAGCGGCGCGGAGGGGATTTTCGACGGAATCGTAGGGATTTTGAATTATCCTTTCATCCATCCGCGAGGGGTGAAGGTCGGGATCAAGGCGCTGTTCGCTCTGTGTTTGGCGAAGCAGCACCGGGGGAGGGCGGTGGCGGCGGGAGCGGTGGAGGCGCTGGTGGAGAGGCTGGCGGAGGTGGAGAATTGCGGCGATGCGGAGAGGGCGCTGGCGACTGTGGAGCTGCTGTGCCGGATTCCGGCGGGGTGCGAGGCGTTCGAGGCGCACGCGCTGACGGTGCCGCTGCTGGTGAAGGTGACGCTGAAGGTATCGGGGCGAGCGACAGAGTACGCGGCGGGGGCGCTGCTGGCGCTGTGCTCGGCGTCGGAGAGGGCGCAGCGGGATGCGGTGGCGGCAGGTGTGGTGACGCAGCTGCTGCTGTTGGTGCAGAGCGACTGCACGGAGAGGGCGAAGCGGAAGGCGCAGATGCTGCTTAAGTTGCTGCGGAACTCATGGCCCGATGCGTACGTCGTCAAAACGGAAGATTTCGCCGGAAGCGACGTCGTtctattttgacatttttttttctgacaTTAGAGGATTAAACAATCCTCTTAATTTTTTGTAATCGGAGAGGTAAATTGCAACGTTTTAATACTAGTGATAAAAAGTGAAGTAGATCATATTAATTAGATGAAGGAAGTGTTGATTTTGTAATTAAGATTGGTTTACTCATGCATGTTACTCTTATCTACAGAGCAAACCTTCAACTTTTCTATGTCCATTTTCCAACTGGAAACATGAATTAATTACTTATGGAGCAttaatgaatttgattgaaatttatattaattaaataataaaccATGCTATCACTCTCTTCGTCTGCCACGTAATGTTTCAATTGTCATTTTAGAATGCCCACAATTTAAaatctcatttactttttttcaatTTAGGCACCATCTACTAAATCATTATACACAATTTACGTTTCACTAAATTTTTCTACctactttttattatatttcttaaaatttgtgcaaatcAAATTGAGACTATAAATaataga is a window encoding:
- the LOC121789292 gene encoding U-box domain-containing protein 26-like, whose amino-acid sequence is MPATFNLEPLDISLHIPHHFRCPISLELMRDPVTVSTGQTYDRLTIEAWVATGNTTCPVTRQPLMDFNLIPNHTLRRLIQDWCVANRSFGVERIPTPKQPAEPVLVRSLLRQAASGPYGLRVSSLRKLRSLARESDKNRIVIAANNAREVMMSIAFADVGSDLRHDSLAVLSVLALTEEECVSVGSDPDRIGFLVNLLFHSSIDVRVNSAAVIESVVAGIRSPELRTEISGAEGIFDGIVGILNYPFIHPRGVKVGIKALFALCLAKQHRGRAVAAGAVEALVERLAEVENCGDAERALATVELLCRIPAGCEAFEAHALTVPLLVKVTLKVSGRATEYAAGALLALCSASERAQRDAVAAGVVTQLLLLVQSDCTERAKRKAQMLLKLLRNSWPDAYVVKTEDFAGSDVVLF